AAGACAACAGTCAGCAACTATAAACAGCAGCTTTACCATTCTTTCCAACCTCTACCTTTGCAGATCATCACAGGTATGTGCACACACTGGCAGTTCATATACCCCAATATACTTAGGCACAAAGACATGTTTGTAAAATAAATAATCTATGGAAAAACTGAACTATTTAATAGCATGTATAGGCAACAGTGATCATGGGATATTAGCAGAGACATGTTATCAGTCTATTAATCAGCGATGAAAACATTCAGGTCAGATAGCACACATGAAAAGAgaatcaattattatttttttctgatACAAGAGCATTGACATGATATGTTTaactctttttccacagatgctgcctggccagcagAATTGTATGTCactattccagatttccagcaggCACAGTATTTTTCATTTGTATTACCCAGTGCTATTTTCTGAGGGAGAAGATATTTTGCCATTCATGTCAGCCTAACTGGTACAAGTCAGTGAGAGTTCCATTCCCTtgaggccatgatcacaattttacatcaaaatatccagaaaaataaacaaatataaagTACAGACACCACTTGATATTTGAATAAAATACTTTCTAAGAAAAATTCAACATTTCATTCCAATATTTACAAAACTGGAAAGGGAGACGGTGTAAAATGTTGGACAATGAGATTTCAATCTCTGGTACCAAAGAGAAAAAGTACCATATAGGCAATTATACCTCATATACAAATCTGAACCTACTCTGACAATTATCCCATCATGACTTAACCAAGCTCCATCCATTACTGCTCTTTATTTTAAACAAATAATTTTAAGTCATGAATGATTATTCTTCCTTCTCTACATTAACAGGATCACCAAACATCACCATTATGATATTGCTTCTCAAAGTCTCGCAGCACATTACAATCCCATTAAGTTTAATATTTCCTCTCAACTAGGACTGTACACAGCAGGACACCAAATCACATCTTTAATTGTGACTTAGTTTGTTTTTTCTCTTAATGTAAAATGTTGCTCATTCAAAAGGCATGTGATTTAATAAATCCAGTCAAATGGTATAAAACCCTAAACAGTAATCTTAGAGCCCTGCAGCAAAATCAGCTTATGCCACATGTGTTTGACAAACTAAATTGGAAATTCAACTCACCACAAAGTTAATTATTTGCTTGTAAGCTGTCTCCATGTAAAATGATATCATATCACACACATCAAACCACTTTCTAAACAGCTGAACCATCATCTCATCAACTGGGAACTAAAGTAATTCATCAATACAGTTCCACAATGCAAAATAAGTCTAATCATTTTAGTCAGCACCTGCACACAAATAAGATAAACCGTCTTCAGTAATGACTGGCTTAAATAATTTTATGTTCTTTTTATCACTGTAGATGTGTATGCACTAGACTTTAAACCCTTGATGCATGTATATACAAATCTAAACATAAAATAAAAACTCAATTCCAACAACCTgccaaaaatgtaaaaatatttttttaattcatacaACTTAGCTCCAAATAGGATGGTTACAATTATATTTACGAACACCTGCACAGTTGTCTAAAACCTGTCCTAATGGTGAGAAAAATATGAGCATTACTTCTGTAGAAGATTGCTGCAACTCAATGGACTACAATCAATTAAAGCCCAGGTTTTGACAGGGTAACCTAGTTtacagtgtataaaatgatgcTTACCAATACTTACAGGAGACCGATTCATGTTACACTATGAATAGTATTATTGCACTACCCATTAAAAGGGAGACTAAGGTGAATAATAATTCAGAAATACAATGTGATATTAAGGAAATCAATTTCCATTAATTCTGTGTGTGTACTGACTAATTTGTAAAACCTCTTCAAAATTCACCAGAAATACAGTTTTCATATGATCTATCAAATTACAACTTAGGTATTCATCACTTCCCAAATGAATCATTCCTTTTAGTTTGATGCATTTGCTCAGCTTCCTCAGCATGGCTCTGAAGCTCAGGCCGCAAGAGACTAAACGCGCTGCATTCCTCAGTACAGCCACAGTCCAGGTATCTTGCAAACTAGTAAATTCTGAAAGCCCTTTATAGATCAGCAGTTATTTCAGCCACAAGAGATGGCAGTGAATCGCTTTGATATGCAAGACATGTTATGCAGTACAATGCCGAGGAGGAATAGGAGAACACAAGCCACAAGGAGTACAGTGCAAACACCTGAACAGGTGGAGGTCTTCACAACTTCCCTGCTTTCCTCCTCTTCCTCATCTTCCCTCGGTCCGCCTTGCAACGGGTGTTGCTGATGCTGCTGCTCCCCAGGGATCAAAACAGCAGTCACAGTCTTCCGTTGGTTTCCCGGCAACAGTCGACAACTCCCTTCTCCTGGCAACAGAGCACTCTCCTTGGTAACAGTCAGGGGTACCATGTAGCAACCACTGCTTGGGAGCCTGATGAAAACTGGGGTGCGGTCCGAGGCATTAGGGATGCTGATCACAGCAATTATTTCTGGGTCATCGGGCAGCTGGGATACAGACAAGCTGGGAGAGAGCTTGGTGACACTTCGGCACCAGGGGCATGTCAGTTCCTTGTGACTGCTTCTCATCTGTTGAAGGCAGACAGAACAGCATGTGTGCTTGCAGTCGAGTAGCTTGGGGCGGCGACGAGGGCTGTAGTAATTGAAGCAGATCTGGCATTCCATTTGGGAATCTTGAGAAACGGTCTCCATTTCTAAACTGACAGGTGCCTACttcttgttttcttttttttttaaataggctcTCAGCGAAATTACTCTCAATTGTGACTTTCGACACTTTCAGAAGCCCTCGGTCACTGACTTTAAAGTTTTCCAGTGTTTGGTGTTGCCTTCAGGGAACAGTAGATTTTGAGATGTGCTGTCACTTGTAGCAAGTGGCCCACTTTCATCACCTACAAAACAAAATTGGGAAATATACAAGTAAAAAGTAAATGATATACATTTGATAATTTATGCGAACGTGATAAAGTACAGTGATTCCCTCAGCTAATTTAATTTTATACTGTCTGGCTCAGAAAGGTCAGTTTTTGGTCCCACCTCAGTGACCCGAGTACTAAATTATAAGCTGATGCTCTGGTGTATCTCTGATACACCTGCAACTTTATTTTCAAGCCCGTGTACTAAGGGTAAAAAGTGAGATGTACCTCATTTCTTGGGATGCAAAGACCTTGATAAGCCAACTGGCCTCCTTTTAGACTGGAGATATGTATaattttaatataagaaaataactgcagatgctggtacaaatcgaaggtatttattcacaaaatgctggagtaattcagcaggtcaggcagcatctcaggagagaaggaatgggtgacgtttcgggtcgagacccttcttcagactgatgtcaggggggcgggacaaaggaaggatataggtggagacaggaagatagagggagatctgggaaggaggaggggaggagagacagaggaactatctaaagttggagaagtcgatgttcataccactgggctgcaagctgcccaggcgaaatatgaggtgctgttcctccaatttccggtgggcctcactatggcactggaggaggcccatgacagaaaggtcagactgggaatgggagttgaagtgctcagccaccgggagatcagattggttaacgcagaccgagcgcaggtgttgagcgaagcgatcatcgagcctgtgtttggtttcgccgatgtaaataagttgacatctagagcagcggactgggtgcaaaatgtctatcccctactcccaattcctccgtctacgccgcatctgcgcccgggatgaggtgtttcacactagggcatcagagatgtcctcattcttcaggaaacggggcttcccctcttccattatagatgaggctctcactagagtctcttctacatcccgcagctccgctcttgctccccctccccccactcgtaacgtggacagaatccccctcgttctcaccttccaccccaccagccagcgtatccaacaaatcatctgccaacatttccatcacctacaacgggacaccaccactggccatatcttcccatcccctcccctttctgcgttccgcagagaccgttccctccgtaactccctggtccactcgtcccttcctacctcactatggcctcactatggcactggaggaggcccatgacagaaaggtcagactgggaatgggagggggagttgaagtgctcgaccaCCGGGATAATTCTAATTATCTGCAGATCTGTCTTTACTCAACACCACAAACACATATCACCTAATAGTTATCACAGTTGTGTTTCTGAGAATCTGTTGAATAAACTGGCTCCTGTGTTTGTTATATCATAAAGGTGACTGCACTTGAAGTGCATATCAAACTGTAAAAACCCTTTTGGGGAATCCTCAAAGGAACTtacaagtttatttttaattcacAAAAGGATCATGTGCTGCCAATGTTTGTGGGTGGGAGATGATCCAACCAAACAATTTGTAAATGATTCCTTCATAACGTGAGGAAACAAGTTTACTTTTTGCATAAAAAATTGCACTCATCTAACACCTTCCCAAACTTCATCCCAAAACACAACATAACTAGCGAGCTACTTTTGAAATGCAGCATCTGGTGCAATGCAGAAAAGACTGCAGCCAATGTACGCTCAGAAAGTGGTCACAAATGGCAATATTAAAGATATTGTTTGGGGGTAAATATTGGGTAAACACCAAGAGTAACTCCTCAGCTCCCCTTCAAAGTAGTTTTATGGGATCTCTGAAGTCTGTTCATAAGGAAAGATGGGGGCTTGATTTAATATCTTATTTGATTGTGGAGCTCTCAATTTGAACTAAAATGTCAACTGGAATACTTGCACATCTTCTTGCAGTGGGATTCAAACCCAAAATTTGAGACAAATCAATCATTTGCAACTACTTCCTTAAACATGGaaaaatgcatttatttatttgaataTAAATTACTAAATAAATTAGTAAAATcaagaaaggaagaaaggaaaTCGTGCCATGTGTACTGATCGTGCTGCAAGGTGGGAGGAAGTGAATTTGCACCCATGCTGTTAGTTTTCTTTCACAGTTCTAAATTGGGGAAACAGATTATTCATGCCTGGTATTTCCCAACATAGCAAAATGCTGCtacagaatgaatgaataaatgaatgaataagtttattggccaagtatgcatatacaaggaatgtgccttggtgctccgttcacaaatgacaacacaaacatacagttaacaattaagaataaagcataaccacatcaaaacaataaggatacaacattacggtctaaacatgtgggtgaaaataaaccagagcaaaaaagagacaacagactttggttattgagtagaactatcactcgtggggaaaaaagctgttataatgtctggctatggctgctttgacagtccggaatcgccttccagagggaagtgcttcgaagagtttgtggccagggtgagaggggtcagaggtgatcttgcccgctcgcttcctgccccttgcagtgtacagtttgtcaatggggggaaggttgcagccaacaaccttctcagctgtgcgaacgatccgttgcagcctccggatgtcgtggttggtggctgagccaaaccagaccatgatggagaaggtgaggacggactcgatGATAGCagcatagaattggaccatcattgcctgtggtagatcgtgtttcttcagttgccgcaggaagtacatcctctgttgggcctttttgactgtggagtcgatggtggccccccatttaaggtccctggagatgatggttccaaggaacttaaatgactccacgaaTGTGAgtatgttgttgttgatggtgagtggggggaggggagggggatctcttcgaaagtctacaattagttccactgtcttgagagcattgagctccaggttgtagaTGGACTGTCAGCTAAGTTCCGTCAACATACTTCCACGAACTCAAAGTCCAGAGAGTTAGGGGCAGGCTGCTTGTTCACTTTGTCAATCATGATTAAAATATTGGCAGCAGAGGATTGCAGATGAAGGACAACAATTAACCCATGTGACAATGCAAACAAAAAGCTCAATGTTTATACTTGTAGACACACAGGAAGTTATATCAATCACCACCAGGGAATAAAAGAATTGTGtaggaaatgaactgcagatgcaggttaaaaccgaagatagacacaaaaagctggagtaactcagcggatcagacagcatccctggagaaaaggaataggtgacgtttcgggtcgagtcccctgactctcagtctgaagaagggtctcgacccaaaacgtcacctattccttttctccagagatgctgcctgaccggctgagttactccagctttttgtgtctatcttcccgtaATAGAATTGCTCTCTGAATAAAATGTCCATGTTTTCCATTAaagcaaaaataattaaaaatacctTCATGAATAACAACTTGGAAAATTATTTACCTGATGATCATAACCGTAccttattatcaggcaactgaaccatcctaccaacaactagagcttcctccacagtcctgaactactatgtacctcgctggagaccctcggactatctttgat
This portion of the Rhinoraja longicauda isolate Sanriku21f chromosome 2, sRhiLon1.1, whole genome shotgun sequence genome encodes:
- the rnf152 gene encoding E3 ubiquitin-protein ligase rnf152, which encodes METVSQDSQMECQICFNYYSPRRRPKLLDCKHTCCSVCLQQMRSSHKELTCPWCRSVTKLSPSLSVSQLPDDPEIIAVISIPNASDRTPVFIRLPSSGCYMVPLTVTKESALLPGEGSCRLLPGNQRKTVTAVLIPGEQQHQQHPLQGGPREDEEEEESREVVKTSTCSGVCTVLLVACVLLFLLGIVLHNMSCISKRFTAISCG